From a single Arthrobacter sp. SLBN-112 genomic region:
- a CDS encoding ComEC/Rec2 family competence protein gives MGHVRTRTGNNGKAREEADSSREGPRRRTDLRLALPAALVWSASVAGLWLPPVGLAVLCSALAAMGGLFLVHAARGRRVDKTCTAVGRAERIGRRKARGRSFPAALGVALMLAAAAAAHSAASSSQRFDGPLAAAVTAGKSAVVVVEVAGNPRAMTGPGGSPGRWSVPVWTRELTTGGMLVRTRARLTVMGGQGWDGVVPGQTLRASGKLRPAEPGEQEAGTLAASTAPLKATGGSPLEGSARELRGRFISASAFLAPDARGLLPGMVTGDTSVLDEGLDNAMKAVGMTHLTAVSGANCSLVLGSLLLLCRRFRLPRAPAAAAALSGLALFVVLVGPDASVLRAALMGAIGVASLASGRSGRGLSFLCLAVIGLLLIDPALGTSFGFLLSVLATLGIILLGRPIIGWIPAAVPRWAAAAVAVPLSAQLLCGPVIVLLQPQFATYSLVANVLASPLVAPVTLLGTAAVPLVVLLPWAATVLIAMAGMFCAGVAATARWASQLPGSALPWPEGLPGLLSMVLLSAVTLAAVWAAARPLGFLGKVREAHAVTVALIGLMEPRLQHFPRRRSLDPGRRRGRLGYCNITSGRDLRWPLRKSGQAAPRRRIRPPGGT, from the coding sequence GTGGGCCATGTCCGCACGCGGACAGGCAATAACGGCAAGGCCCGGGAAGAGGCTGATTCCAGCCGTGAGGGGCCACGCCGCCGCACCGACCTCCGCCTGGCACTTCCGGCAGCGTTGGTCTGGAGCGCCTCAGTGGCCGGGCTTTGGCTGCCGCCGGTGGGGCTGGCTGTCCTGTGCTCCGCGCTGGCGGCGATGGGTGGCCTCTTCCTTGTGCACGCGGCCAGAGGCCGACGGGTGGACAAGACGTGTACCGCCGTCGGCCGGGCAGAACGGATCGGGCGCCGGAAAGCGAGGGGACGGAGCTTCCCCGCCGCGTTGGGCGTCGCCCTGATGCTGGCCGCTGCCGCCGCAGCCCACTCCGCTGCGTCCTCCAGTCAACGGTTCGATGGGCCGCTGGCCGCGGCGGTCACCGCCGGCAAGTCAGCGGTCGTCGTGGTCGAGGTGGCGGGAAACCCGCGGGCCATGACGGGTCCGGGCGGGTCCCCGGGACGGTGGTCCGTGCCGGTGTGGACACGGGAATTGACCACAGGCGGCATGCTGGTGCGGACACGGGCCCGCCTCACCGTCATGGGAGGGCAAGGATGGGACGGGGTGGTGCCGGGGCAAACACTGCGTGCATCGGGCAAACTGCGTCCTGCCGAGCCAGGGGAGCAGGAGGCAGGAACGCTGGCCGCCTCGACGGCTCCCCTCAAGGCCACGGGCGGCTCGCCGCTGGAGGGATCAGCCAGGGAACTCCGGGGACGCTTTATTTCCGCTTCCGCTTTCCTGGCCCCTGATGCCCGCGGCCTCCTGCCGGGCATGGTCACCGGTGATACCAGTGTGCTGGACGAGGGACTGGACAATGCCATGAAGGCTGTGGGGATGACCCATCTGACAGCGGTCAGCGGAGCAAACTGCAGCCTCGTGTTGGGGTCTTTGCTGCTGCTGTGCCGGCGGTTCCGGCTGCCCCGTGCTCCTGCCGCAGCCGCCGCCCTTTCCGGTCTGGCCCTCTTCGTGGTCCTGGTGGGACCCGACGCCAGCGTCCTGCGCGCAGCACTCATGGGTGCCATTGGCGTCGCTTCCCTGGCCAGCGGACGCTCAGGGCGGGGACTGAGCTTCCTTTGCCTCGCGGTCATCGGGCTCCTGCTGATCGACCCTGCACTGGGAACCAGCTTCGGCTTCCTGTTGTCGGTGCTCGCCACGCTGGGAATCATTCTCCTGGGCCGGCCCATCATCGGTTGGATCCCCGCCGCGGTGCCCCGATGGGCCGCCGCGGCGGTCGCGGTTCCGCTGTCAGCACAGCTGTTATGCGGGCCCGTCATCGTCCTCCTGCAGCCGCAGTTTGCCACCTATTCGCTCGTGGCCAACGTCCTGGCGTCGCCCCTGGTGGCTCCCGTGACCCTGCTGGGAACGGCCGCGGTGCCCCTGGTGGTCCTGCTGCCGTGGGCCGCAACGGTCCTGATAGCCATGGCCGGAATGTTCTGTGCCGGCGTTGCTGCCACGGCCAGGTGGGCGTCGCAGCTGCCTGGCTCCGCCCTTCCCTGGCCGGAGGGCCTGCCCGGGCTGCTGTCAATGGTGCTGTTGTCAGCCGTGACCCTTGCCGCCGTATGGGCAGCGGCCCGGCCGCTGGGGTTTCTTGGGAAGGTCCGGGAAGCGCACGCCGTCACGGTGGCGTTGATCGGGCTGATGGAGCCGCGGCTGCAGCACTTCCCCCGTCGTCGCAGCTTGGACCCCGGGCGCAGACGTGGCAGGCTGGGATACTGCAATATCACCTCCGGAAGGGACCTTCGATGGCCGTTGCGCAAAAGCGGGCAAGCCGCTCCCCGGCGTCGAATACGGCCTCCTGGCGGGACGTAG
- a CDS encoding ComEA family DNA-binding protein, with product MRARLRATLGEGAPGLLEDGPGLDGFVYRGSGDPGGSGETGGAGGTEPSRGSGAGSSGAPSLRWRVGLRVAVLLAALAAAAAAWFWWQAGAAAPEVLPLSAASSSGPPRAGLANGDSGAAPGGTATSPDSGSGQGGAASAGAVVVHVAGAVAKPGVIRLQQGSRVADAIAGAGGAAQDADVNRLNLALVVEDGQKIYVPQHGEPLSSAPDAARPDGTEGAGTGASGTGSVGGKVNLNTADVATLDTLPKVGPVLAQRIVDWRKEHGAFKSVEELDAVDGVGPKMLEALLPLVTV from the coding sequence GTGAGAGCCCGGCTCCGGGCAACCCTGGGGGAGGGCGCTCCCGGGCTCCTGGAGGACGGACCGGGCCTTGACGGTTTTGTGTACCGCGGCTCCGGCGACCCGGGCGGATCTGGAGAAACAGGCGGCGCGGGCGGAACTGAACCCAGCCGTGGCTCCGGGGCCGGTTCCAGCGGGGCGCCTTCGCTTCGATGGCGGGTGGGGCTCCGTGTCGCAGTGCTGCTTGCTGCCCTGGCCGCGGCCGCGGCGGCCTGGTTTTGGTGGCAGGCCGGGGCGGCGGCTCCGGAGGTACTTCCCTTGAGCGCTGCCAGTTCCAGTGGGCCTCCCCGTGCCGGCTTGGCTAATGGGGACAGTGGGGCCGCCCCGGGCGGGACGGCAACCTCACCCGATTCCGGCAGCGGGCAGGGCGGGGCTGCGTCGGCCGGGGCAGTAGTGGTTCATGTTGCCGGCGCCGTGGCCAAACCCGGTGTCATCCGGCTCCAACAGGGGAGCCGCGTTGCCGACGCCATCGCCGGCGCGGGCGGTGCGGCACAGGACGCAGACGTGAACAGGCTCAACCTTGCGCTCGTCGTGGAGGACGGGCAGAAGATCTACGTTCCGCAACACGGGGAGCCGCTGTCCTCCGCACCGGACGCCGCACGGCCGGACGGCACGGAGGGAGCTGGCACGGGGGCCTCCGGCACCGGATCGGTGGGCGGAAAGGTCAACCTCAACACCGCGGACGTTGCCACGCTGGACACACTGCCGAAGGTGGGGCCGGTGCTGGCCCAGCGGATCGTCGACTGGCGGAAGGAACATGGCGCTTTCAAGAGTGTTGAAGAGCTGGATGCCGTGGATGGAGTCGGGCCCAAAATGCTTGAAGCCCTGCTGCCACTCGTGACGGTCTAA
- a CDS encoding DegV family protein: protein MPDSNAAAWPWVRSRLSGLRPGARPGTRHDGARAGVRTAVVTDSAAALPADYSGSLPQDGILTVTPMPVMVGPEIYGEGEDDILETIAVALAAGTQVKTSRPSPGQFEQAYRAAERRGFEAVVSVHISGELSGTADAARLAAARVGIPVEVVDTRTVGMAQGMAVQAAVEAAAAGSDCAGVAAAAGAQAARTKVFFYVPSLEQLRRGGRIGAAASLLGTVFAIKPILAVDGGRIVPLEKVRSGARAVARLEEIVVAQAAAHPAGSVRLAVHHFGNPEEAESLAARLEAALPDCPPAQISSLPAVLAAHAGLGVLAVIVGRTADGPGAGVHLST, encoded by the coding sequence TTGCCTGACAGTAATGCCGCCGCCTGGCCATGGGTCCGTTCACGGCTGTCCGGCCTCCGTCCCGGAGCCAGGCCGGGGACCAGACATGACGGCGCCCGCGCCGGGGTGCGCACCGCCGTCGTCACCGACTCCGCAGCTGCCCTGCCTGCGGACTATTCAGGCAGCCTTCCGCAGGACGGCATCCTGACCGTGACACCCATGCCCGTCATGGTGGGCCCGGAAATCTATGGCGAGGGTGAAGACGACATCCTGGAGACCATCGCCGTGGCGCTGGCCGCCGGAACCCAGGTCAAGACCTCCAGGCCATCACCAGGGCAATTTGAACAGGCGTACCGCGCTGCCGAACGCCGGGGGTTCGAGGCAGTGGTTTCCGTCCATATCTCGGGGGAACTTTCCGGCACCGCGGATGCTGCCCGGCTGGCTGCGGCCAGGGTGGGGATCCCGGTGGAAGTGGTGGACACCCGAACCGTCGGCATGGCGCAGGGGATGGCAGTGCAGGCCGCGGTGGAGGCAGCCGCAGCGGGTTCCGACTGTGCCGGGGTGGCTGCGGCGGCAGGAGCGCAGGCAGCCCGGACCAAGGTTTTCTTCTACGTCCCCAGTCTGGAACAGCTGCGGCGCGGCGGACGCATCGGCGCGGCGGCCTCGCTTCTGGGCACCGTGTTTGCCATCAAACCCATCCTGGCGGTCGACGGCGGCAGGATCGTCCCGTTGGAGAAGGTGCGCTCTGGCGCCAGGGCAGTGGCACGCCTGGAGGAAATCGTGGTGGCCCAGGCGGCAGCGCATCCGGCCGGGTCCGTGCGCCTGGCCGTCCATCATTTCGGTAACCCGGAAGAGGCGGAGAGCCTGGCCGCGAGGCTGGAAGCGGCGCTTCCCGACTGTCCTCCTGCCCAGATCAGCTCCCTTCCGGCGGTTTTGGCTGCCCATGCGGGGCTGGGTGTGCTTGCGGTCATCGTGGGCAGGACGGCGGATGGGCCGGGGGCCGGAGTGCATCTTTCCACATAG
- the leuS gene encoding leucine--tRNA ligase: MGVQPETETGTATTVSAEPEEGTYSFTAMEAKWPQVWEDLKVFTPVDDGSRERRYVLDMFPYPSGDLHMGHAEAFAMGDVVARYLRQKGYDVLHPIGWDSFGLPAENAAIKRNAHPSEWTYANIDTQAASFKRYAISADWSRRLHTSDPGYYRWTQWLFKRFYERGLAYRKNSPVNWCPKDQTVLANEQVVNGACERCGTTVTKKSLNQWYFKITDYADRLLDDMDELRGHWPERVLAMQKNWIGRSEGAHVNFVIEADGGKPAKEVTVFTTRPDTLYGATFFVVAADAPIAVDLVTDEHAAALDEYREQVKALSEIERQSTEREKTGVFTGRYAINPLNGEKLPVWAADYVLADYGTGAIMAVPAHDQRDLDFARAFGLPVRAVLDTGEEDPAVTGTATAGEGTLINSGELDGLPKAEAIPAAIAMLERQGTGEKFVNFRLRDWLLSRQRFWGTPIPIIHCPSCGEVPVPDDQLPVTLPADLRGEDLAPKGTSPLAAAEAWVNVECPSCHGPAKRDTDTMDTFVDSSWYFLRFVSPHYTEGPFDPEKINDWMPVGQYVGGVEHAILHLLYARFFTKVIHDLGMIDADEPFSALLNQGQVLNGGKAMSKSLGNGVDLGEQLDKFGVDAVRLTMVFASPPEDDVDWADVSPSGSAKFLARAWRLAQDVTSEPGEDATTGDRALRSVTHRTIADAAELLDANKFNVVVAKLMELVNATRKAIDSGAGAADPAVREAAEAVAVILSLFAPYTAEDMWNLLGHPASVANAGWPGHDPALLVQDTVTAVVQVQGKVRDRLEVSPDVSEDQLRELALASENVQRALDGRGIRTVIVRAPKLVNIVPA; the protein is encoded by the coding sequence GTGGGCGTTCAGCCGGAGACAGAGACCGGAACAGCAACAACAGTATCGGCGGAGCCTGAAGAGGGCACCTACAGTTTCACCGCCATGGAGGCCAAATGGCCCCAGGTGTGGGAAGACCTCAAGGTCTTCACCCCGGTGGATGACGGGTCCCGGGAGCGCCGTTACGTGCTTGACATGTTCCCGTACCCGTCCGGTGACCTGCACATGGGCCACGCCGAAGCGTTCGCCATGGGTGACGTGGTGGCCCGCTACCTGCGCCAGAAGGGGTACGACGTCCTGCACCCCATCGGCTGGGACTCCTTTGGCCTGCCCGCGGAGAACGCCGCCATCAAGCGCAACGCCCACCCCAGCGAGTGGACCTACGCCAACATCGACACCCAGGCGGCGTCCTTCAAGCGGTATGCCATTTCCGCTGACTGGTCGCGCCGCCTGCACACCTCGGATCCCGGGTACTACCGCTGGACCCAGTGGCTGTTCAAGCGCTTCTACGAGCGCGGCCTGGCCTACCGGAAGAACTCCCCGGTCAACTGGTGCCCCAAGGACCAGACCGTCCTGGCCAACGAACAGGTCGTTAATGGCGCCTGCGAGCGCTGCGGCACCACCGTGACCAAGAAGTCGCTCAACCAGTGGTACTTCAAGATCACCGATTACGCCGACCGCCTGCTGGACGACATGGATGAGCTCCGGGGCCACTGGCCCGAGCGCGTCCTGGCCATGCAGAAGAACTGGATCGGCCGTTCCGAAGGCGCACACGTCAACTTCGTGATCGAAGCCGACGGCGGCAAGCCCGCCAAGGAGGTTACGGTCTTCACCACCCGCCCGGACACCCTGTACGGCGCAACCTTCTTCGTGGTGGCTGCCGACGCGCCGATCGCCGTCGACCTTGTCACGGACGAGCACGCGGCCGCCCTGGACGAATACCGCGAACAGGTCAAGGCGCTCTCCGAGATCGAACGCCAGTCCACCGAGCGCGAAAAGACCGGCGTCTTCACCGGCCGCTACGCCATCAACCCGCTCAACGGGGAGAAGCTGCCGGTGTGGGCAGCGGACTACGTGCTGGCCGACTACGGCACCGGCGCCATCATGGCCGTGCCCGCCCATGACCAGCGTGACCTGGACTTCGCCCGCGCCTTCGGCCTGCCGGTCCGCGCCGTCCTGGACACCGGCGAGGAGGATCCCGCCGTCACCGGCACGGCCACCGCGGGGGAGGGAACCCTGATCAATTCCGGTGAGCTCGACGGCCTGCCCAAGGCCGAGGCCATCCCGGCCGCCATCGCCATGCTGGAGCGGCAGGGCACCGGCGAGAAGTTCGTAAACTTCCGGCTCCGCGACTGGCTGCTGAGCCGGCAGCGGTTCTGGGGCACTCCCATCCCCATCATCCACTGCCCGTCCTGCGGGGAGGTCCCGGTACCGGACGACCAGCTGCCGGTAACCCTGCCCGCGGACCTCCGTGGCGAGGACCTCGCCCCCAAGGGCACCTCGCCCCTGGCGGCTGCCGAAGCATGGGTCAACGTGGAATGCCCGTCCTGCCACGGCCCCGCCAAACGGGATACCGACACCATGGACACCTTCGTCGACTCCTCCTGGTACTTCCTGCGGTTCGTCTCCCCGCACTACACGGAGGGCCCCTTCGATCCGGAGAAGATCAACGACTGGATGCCGGTGGGCCAGTACGTCGGTGGTGTGGAGCACGCCATCCTGCACCTGCTGTACGCCCGTTTCTTCACCAAGGTCATCCACGACCTGGGCATGATTGACGCCGACGAACCGTTCAGTGCGCTCCTGAACCAGGGCCAGGTGCTTAACGGCGGCAAGGCCATGAGCAAGTCGCTGGGCAACGGTGTTGACCTCGGTGAGCAGCTGGACAAGTTCGGCGTGGACGCGGTCCGGCTGACCATGGTCTTCGCCTCCCCGCCGGAGGACGACGTCGACTGGGCCGATGTCTCGCCGTCGGGCTCTGCCAAGTTCCTGGCACGCGCCTGGCGCCTGGCCCAGGACGTAACCAGCGAACCCGGCGAGGACGCCACCACCGGAGACCGCGCCCTGCGTTCGGTAACGCACCGCACCATCGCCGACGCCGCCGAGCTGCTGGACGCCAACAAGTTCAACGTTGTGGTGGCCAAGCTGATGGAACTGGTTAACGCCACCCGCAAAGCGATCGACTCCGGCGCGGGCGCAGCGGACCCGGCAGTCCGCGAAGCTGCCGAGGCTGTCGCCGTGATCCTCAGCCTCTTCGCGCCGTACACCGCCGAGGACATGTGGAACCTGCTGGGCCACCCGGCATCGGTAGCCAACGCAGGCTGGCCCGGGCACGACCCCGCGCTCCTGGTCCAGGACACGGTCACCGCGGTGGTCCAGGTACAGGGCAAGGTCCGCGACCGGCTGGAGGTGTCTCCGGACGTCTCCGAGGATCAGCTCCGCGAGCTGGCCCTGGCCTCGGAAAACGTCCAGCGTGCCCTGGACGGCCGGGGCATCAGGACAGTCATTGTCCGTGCCCCTAAGCTGGTCAACATCGTTCCGGCATAA
- a CDS encoding FAD-dependent oxidoreductase has protein sequence MSEATAAGFAEGVPLSLWLATAGRTDFPRLRGTIEVDVAVIGGGIAGLTAALALKRSGRSVAVLEAGRIGTGVTGHTTGKVTSLHRLAYTELDRTHGRNAAGIYGGANQAAVEHIARVVAAEGISCGFRRVANYTFAVSRDALPEVRAEAELAARLGLPAAFTAEVPLPFPVAGALRFDGQAQIHSVQYLQGLAARVDGESSFVFEGTRANDLQEGTRVKVAAGGGTVLATEAIVATNVPFGDHGRFEALCPPHRSYIVAAPLDTPALDATFISADEPMRSLLTVQLNGMTYLLTGGEGHPAGERVDPASRHASLAAFARSKFGAGPVAYRWSTQDGMPLDGLPYVGPLNPDNRHAFVITGLRKWGLTNGTAAALMLADLLNGTANGWAPLFDSNRAPSATGTRPEGATTSNLAEPGTSDGTRTDGAARQIADLAPNDGTVIETPGASTACFRDEAGGIHAVSAICTHLGCTVGFNRGERTWDCPCHGSRFDVDGRVIQGPATEDLPQQPAP, from the coding sequence ATGTCAGAGGCAACCGCCGCCGGCTTCGCGGAAGGGGTACCCCTCTCCTTGTGGCTGGCAACCGCCGGCCGCACCGACTTTCCCAGGCTGCGCGGCACGATCGAAGTGGACGTGGCAGTCATCGGGGGCGGCATCGCCGGCCTGACGGCAGCGCTGGCCCTCAAGCGATCGGGGCGCTCCGTGGCCGTCCTTGAGGCGGGCCGGATCGGCACCGGCGTCACGGGCCACACCACCGGCAAGGTGACATCCCTGCACCGCCTGGCGTACACGGAGCTGGACCGAACCCACGGAAGGAACGCCGCGGGAATCTATGGAGGCGCCAACCAGGCCGCCGTGGAGCACATCGCCCGGGTGGTGGCGGCGGAAGGCATCTCCTGCGGTTTCCGCCGGGTTGCCAACTACACCTTCGCCGTCAGTAGGGACGCCCTGCCGGAGGTGCGCGCGGAAGCCGAACTCGCCGCCAGGCTCGGCCTTCCGGCTGCGTTCACAGCCGAGGTGCCCCTCCCGTTCCCTGTGGCGGGCGCCCTCCGGTTTGACGGGCAGGCCCAGATCCACTCCGTGCAGTACCTCCAGGGGCTCGCCGCCAGGGTGGACGGGGAGAGCAGCTTCGTCTTTGAAGGGACCCGCGCGAACGACCTTCAGGAGGGAACCCGGGTGAAGGTTGCTGCCGGAGGCGGCACGGTGCTGGCGACTGAAGCAATTGTTGCCACGAATGTTCCCTTCGGAGACCATGGCCGCTTCGAGGCACTGTGCCCGCCGCACCGCTCCTATATCGTTGCCGCCCCATTGGACACCCCTGCCCTGGACGCCACCTTTATCAGCGCCGATGAGCCGATGCGGTCGTTGCTGACCGTCCAGCTGAACGGGATGACCTATCTGCTGACCGGCGGCGAGGGCCACCCTGCCGGCGAACGGGTCGATCCGGCGTCGCGCCATGCCAGCCTGGCAGCCTTCGCGCGCAGCAAATTCGGCGCCGGACCCGTTGCCTACCGCTGGTCCACCCAGGACGGGATGCCCCTGGACGGACTCCCGTATGTCGGTCCGCTGAATCCGGACAACCGCCATGCCTTCGTCATTACGGGCCTGCGCAAATGGGGACTGACAAACGGTACCGCCGCCGCCCTGATGCTGGCCGACCTGCTCAATGGCACAGCCAACGGCTGGGCGCCTCTGTTTGACAGCAACCGCGCGCCGTCAGCGACCGGGACAAGGCCGGAAGGGGCTACAACATCAAACCTGGCCGAACCCGGGACCAGTGACGGGACCCGCACAGACGGCGCTGCACGGCAGATAGCGGACCTGGCCCCCAATGACGGCACGGTGATTGAGACTCCCGGGGCAAGCACCGCATGTTTTCGGGACGAAGCGGGCGGCATCCACGCCGTATCCGCCATCTGCACGCATCTGGGCTGCACGGTGGGCTTCAACCGGGGAGAACGCACCTGGGATTGCCCCTGCCACGGTTCCAGGTTCGACGTGGACGGGAGGGTCATCCAGGGACCCGCCACCGAGGACCTGCCGCAGCAGCCTGCCCCGTGA
- the glpK gene encoding glycerol kinase GlpK yields MNQYVIAIDQGTTSTRAIIFDHSGAIVSSGQMEHEQIFPQAGWVEHDATEIWNNTREVIGSALSKANLTRHDIAAVGITNQRETAVVWDKTTGKPVYNAIVWQDTRTQDIVDELGRDGGADRFKQKVGLPLATYFSGTKIKWILDNVDGAREKAEAGDLVFGNTDAWVLWNLTGGVDGGVHVTDVTNASRTLFMDLETLQWDDEILRIFGVPRSMMPEIKSSSEVYGTVHSSQLLRETPVAGILGDQQAATFGQAAFDAGEAKNTYGTGCFLIFNTGEEIVHSKNGLLTTVGYKLGDAKPHYALEGSIAVTGSLIQWLRDNLGMISSAPEVETLAASVKDNGGVYIVPAFSGLFAPYWRSDARGAIVGLTRFVNKNHIARAALEATAFQTREVLDAVNADSGVPLSELKVDGGMVANDALMQFQADILGVPVIRPKVIETTALGAAYAAGLAVGFWKDLGECSANWSEDKRWEPQMDKAEQDRQMRLWKKAVTKSMEWVDEDVR; encoded by the coding sequence ATGAACCAGTACGTAATCGCCATCGACCAGGGCACCACCAGCACCCGCGCCATCATCTTCGACCACAGCGGCGCCATTGTCTCCTCCGGCCAGATGGAACACGAGCAGATCTTTCCGCAGGCAGGGTGGGTGGAACACGACGCGACGGAGATCTGGAACAACACCCGTGAGGTCATCGGCTCGGCCCTCTCCAAGGCGAACCTGACGCGGCACGATATTGCCGCCGTCGGGATCACCAACCAGCGCGAAACCGCTGTGGTCTGGGACAAGACCACCGGCAAGCCGGTGTACAACGCCATCGTGTGGCAGGACACCCGCACCCAGGACATCGTGGACGAACTGGGCAGGGATGGCGGCGCGGACCGCTTCAAACAGAAAGTGGGCCTGCCGCTGGCCACCTACTTCTCCGGCACCAAGATCAAATGGATCCTGGACAACGTTGACGGTGCGCGGGAAAAGGCAGAGGCCGGGGACCTGGTCTTTGGCAACACCGACGCCTGGGTCCTGTGGAACCTGACCGGCGGCGTGGACGGCGGCGTCCATGTCACCGACGTCACCAACGCCTCCCGGACGTTGTTCATGGACCTCGAGACGCTGCAGTGGGACGACGAGATCCTGCGCATTTTCGGCGTGCCCCGCAGCATGATGCCGGAGATCAAGTCCTCCTCCGAGGTGTACGGCACCGTCCACAGCTCCCAGCTGCTCCGTGAGACGCCGGTGGCGGGCATCCTTGGCGACCAGCAGGCCGCAACCTTCGGGCAGGCCGCCTTCGACGCCGGCGAAGCGAAGAACACCTACGGCACGGGCTGCTTCCTGATCTTCAACACGGGCGAGGAAATCGTCCACTCGAAGAACGGGCTCCTCACCACGGTGGGGTACAAGCTGGGCGACGCCAAGCCGCACTACGCCCTCGAAGGATCGATCGCCGTCACCGGCTCGCTGATCCAGTGGCTCCGCGACAACCTGGGCATGATCAGCAGCGCACCGGAGGTGGAAACCCTTGCCGCGTCGGTCAAGGACAACGGCGGCGTGTACATCGTCCCCGCGTTCTCCGGCCTGTTCGCCCCGTACTGGCGCTCCGACGCCCGCGGCGCGATCGTGGGCCTCACCCGGTTCGTCAACAAGAACCACATCGCCCGGGCCGCTCTGGAGGCCACCGCGTTCCAGACCCGCGAGGTGCTGGACGCGGTCAACGCCGACTCAGGCGTGCCGCTGAGCGAGCTGAAGGTCGACGGCGGCATGGTGGCCAATGACGCGCTCATGCAGTTCCAGGCCGACATCCTGGGCGTCCCGGTCATACGCCCCAAGGTCATTGAAACCACGGCACTGGGGGCTGCCTACGCGGCAGGACTGGCCGTCGGTTTCTGGAAGGACCTCGGGGAATGCTCCGCCAACTGGTCCGAGGACAAGCGCTGGGAACCGCAGATGGACAAGGCTGAACAGGACCGCCAGATGCGGCTTTGGAAGAAGGCCGTCACCAAGTCCATGGAGTGGGTCGACGAGGACGTGCGCTAG
- a CDS encoding MIP/aquaporin family protein produces the protein MSLGIVFLSEVFGTGMLTLLGCGVVANVALRGTKGNSGGFLMVTWGWGIAVFCGVFVAAKSGAHLNPAVTLGLLLNGKAEYAPGVTVDFASTLTYFGGEMVGAFLGAVVCWLAYKQHFDDEPEPAGKLGTFSTGPAIRSTPWNLITEIIGTFVLVFVILTLGGTPSGLGPLAVALLVVGIGVSLGGPTGYAINPARDLGPRIAHAVLPIRGKGSSDWSYSWIPVVGPLVGGALGGLVARIVPIIITAAS, from the coding sequence ATGTCTCTAGGAATAGTCTTCCTCTCCGAAGTCTTTGGCACGGGCATGCTGACCCTGTTGGGTTGCGGCGTCGTTGCCAACGTGGCTTTACGGGGGACAAAAGGCAACAGTGGCGGCTTCCTGATGGTCACTTGGGGATGGGGCATTGCCGTCTTCTGTGGTGTCTTCGTCGCCGCCAAGTCGGGCGCGCACCTGAACCCTGCCGTCACGCTCGGCCTGCTGCTCAATGGCAAGGCTGAGTATGCGCCGGGAGTCACCGTAGACTTCGCTTCCACCCTCACCTACTTCGGGGGCGAGATGGTGGGTGCATTCCTTGGCGCCGTGGTCTGCTGGCTGGCCTACAAGCAGCACTTCGACGACGAGCCGGAGCCCGCAGGCAAGCTCGGGACCTTTTCCACCGGCCCTGCCATCCGGTCCACCCCATGGAACCTGATCACCGAAATCATCGGTACTTTTGTGCTGGTCTTCGTCATCCTCACCCTCGGCGGTACCCCGTCGGGGCTCGGCCCGCTGGCAGTGGCGCTGCTCGTCGTCGGTATCGGTGTTTCCCTCGGCGGCCCCACCGGCTACGCCATCAACCCCGCCCGTGACCTGGGACCCCGCATCGCCCACGCAGTGCTTCCCATCAGGGGCAAGGGCTCCAGCGACTGGAGTTATTCGTGGATCCCGGTGGTTGGCCCGCTTGTAGGCGGCGCCCTGGGCGGACTCGTCGCCCGGATTGTCCCGATCATCATCACGGCCGCTTCCTGA